From the Plodia interpunctella isolate USDA-ARS_2022_Savannah chromosome 5, ilPloInte3.2, whole genome shotgun sequence genome, one window contains:
- the Atf6 gene encoding cyclic AMP-dependent transcription factor ATF-6 alpha isoform X1: protein MDIDIFVENKDCLYGADLLDELTKDYQWSSLLDATDASPSEILADAALVSPFSPLLSVKSSPNESSNSDSGSEDDSKNGSCCTSNRQSSESPLDWITNFRDELPIDLKIEDVDLFLQKAVPVQTPKDETKPNAFEIKGPVMSIENGIIKGVKLENEGCDIPVESTYKSSNIHNGKSYLQNAYFKVVNENTLPVTKENGQIVLNDQIKLVVDQKKLPSILKRPQVLGNSKPSIVIPSESTKGGKIAISPLPQTNIKSTGYQVKLSPPRSNVVINPKPVLAKPSNPLGGVQNGSPCSDVEAIPVPNANLSNISDAEIIRAVKKQQRMIKNRESACQSRQKKKEYVTALEQQLLEAQQEIARLRLENKLLRDQLETNGRGRKIPRLDASLLIPKKNIAVIFAMVFMVSLNFNVLGWNSKPFVGPTSPHRSTRHLLWSEDNIADVAEVNDQILNRTYGADCQNATVNNINQTESIRIAGELNKWIGGGKTLNWTYDVPRRKSKVYTNEERISGGLLDTYKLFNKLSIENNLIELPTARIQGKNVREKSQLRRIRRRELDIADHVIGYEGLYRKSKRKTVDDFDMGEWNDLLQALQRRDDTFYVVGVGKGEHLLLPAVSHNVTRPPKMALILPARGGNDSVTTDHVTLMQIECSVVNTTLVKLKSETLPRSVRKKDAGLTKSSFKEQENNKTGNNSEGQAVDSSIRNGLQNSSNIPKLPAKLKHQHVDVRDDLFAQYLFSKYEESKTDSSVNKNKFVGNNT from the exons ATGgatattgatatatttgttGAGAATAAAGACTGCCTCTACG ggGCAGACTTATTGGATGAGTTGACAAAAGATTATCAGTGGTCATCCCTCCTAGATGCAACAGATGCATCTCCCAGTGAAATTTTAGCAGATGCAGCTTTGGTCTCGCCATTTTCACCTCTCCTGAGTGTCAAGTCTTCCCCAAATGAGAGTAGTAACTCTGATTCAGGGAGTGAAGATGATTCAAAAAA tggTTCCTGTTGTACATCCAACCGTCAGTCATCAGAGTCTCCTTTGGATTGGATCACTAATTTTAGAGATGAACTACCAATTGACCTGAAAATTGAGgatgttgatttatttttacaaaaagcaG TGCCAGTTCAAACACCAAAAGATGAAACTAAACCAAATGCATTTGAGATAAAAGGACCTGTAATGTCCATAGAAAATGGTATCAttaag GGTGTAAAACTTGAAAATGAAGGCTGTGATATTCCAGTAGAGTCAACTTACAAATCAAGCAATATCCATAATG GAAAGAGTTACCTGCAAAATGCATACTTTAAAGTGGTCAATGAGAATACCCTACctgtaacaaaagaaaatggtCAGATAGTACTGAATGaccaaattaaattagtagtTGATCAGAAAAAGCTACCCAGTATACTGAAGAGGCCACAAGTATTAGGGAATAGTAAGCCAAGTATTGTGATTCCTTCAGAAAGTACAAAGGGCGGGAAAATAGCTATATCTCCCCTACCACAGACCAATATTAAGAGCACAGGTTACCAAGTTAAG CTGTCGCCGCCTAGAAGCAATGTTGTGATAAATCCAAAACCAGTTTTAGCTAAGCCGTCTAACCCACTTGGTGGCGTACAAAATGGGTCGCCTTGCAGTGATGTAGAAGCCATACCTGTCCCAAATGCAAACTTGAGTAATATAAGTGATGCTGAGATCATTCGAGCTGTTAAGAAGCAGCAGCGAATGATCAAGAACCG TGAATCAGCTTGTCAATCACGGCAAAAGAAGAAGGAATACGTAACAGCCCTCGAACAGCAACTATTGGAGGCGCAGCAAGAGATCGCGCGACTGAGGCTTGAGAACAAACTGCTAAGAGATCAGCTGGAAACCAACGGCAGAGGCCGAAag ataccGCGCCTGGATGCGTCACTGCTGATACCCAAAAAGAATATCGCTGTTATTTTCGCTATGGTGTTTATGGTCTCGTTAAACTTTAACGTATTGGG gTGGAACTCCAAGCCTTTTGTTGGCCCTACGTCTCCACACAGAAGCACGCGGCATTTATTATGGTCGGAAGATAATATAGCCGATGTAGCTGAag TGAACGACCAAATACTTAATAGGACATATGGTGCGGACTGTCAGAATGCGACGGTAAACAATATCAACCAAACAGAGAGCATCAGGATAGCTGGAGAACTGAACAAGTGGATCGGCGGAGGGAAAACGCTCAACTGGACTTACGACGTGCCGCGGAGAAAGAGCAAAGTTTATACAAACGAAGAAAGGATCAGTG gTGGTTTATTAGACACATACAAATTATTCAACAAACTGAGCATAGAAAACAATTTGATAGAGTTACCAACTGCTAGAATTCAAGGCAAAAACGTAAGAGAGAAGTCTCAGTTGCGTCGAATCAGGCGCAGGGAACTGGACATAGCAGATCATGTGATTGGCTACGAAGGCTTGTACCGCAAGTCGAAGAGAAAAACAGTGGACGATTTTGACATGGGGGAGTGGAATGATTTACTACAAGCTCTGCAAAGGCGTGACGATACATTCTATGTTGTCGGCGTCGGGAAAGGAGAACATCTCTTACTTCCAGCTGTGTCACATAATGTTACTAGGCCGCCGAAGATGGCACTCATCTTGCCGGCCAGAGGAGGcaatg ATTCGGTCACAACCGATCACGTGACGTTGATGCAGATAGAATGTTCTGTTGTCAACACAACactagttaaattaaaatcagaaACATTACCTAGAAGTGTGAGGAAAAAGGATGCAGGACTAACAAAATCCTCATTCAAAGAGCAAGAAAACAACAAAACTGGCAATAACAGCGAAGGGCAGGCTGTTGATTCCAGTATTCGAAACGGACTACAAAATTCGAGTAACATTCCAAAACTCCCAGCTAAGTTAAAACATCAACATGTTGATGTCAGAGATGATTTATTCgctcaatatttattttctaagtaTGAAGAGTCTAAAACTGACAgttctgtaaataaaaataaatttgttggaaataatacttaa
- the Atf6 gene encoding cyclic AMP-dependent transcription factor ATF-6 alpha isoform X2: MSIENGIIKGVKLENEGCDIPVESTYKSSNIHNGKSYLQNAYFKVVNENTLPVTKENGQIVLNDQIKLVVDQKKLPSILKRPQVLGNSKPSIVIPSESTKGGKIAISPLPQTNIKSTGYQVKLSPPRSNVVINPKPVLAKPSNPLGGVQNGSPCSDVEAIPVPNANLSNISDAEIIRAVKKQQRMIKNRESACQSRQKKKEYVTALEQQLLEAQQEIARLRLENKLLRDQLETNGRGRKIPRLDASLLIPKKNIAVIFAMVFMVSLNFNVLGWNSKPFVGPTSPHRSTRHLLWSEDNIADVAEVNDQILNRTYGADCQNATVNNINQTESIRIAGELNKWIGGGKTLNWTYDVPRRKSKVYTNEERISGGLLDTYKLFNKLSIENNLIELPTARIQGKNVREKSQLRRIRRRELDIADHVIGYEGLYRKSKRKTVDDFDMGEWNDLLQALQRRDDTFYVVGVGKGEHLLLPAVSHNVTRPPKMALILPARGGNDSVTTDHVTLMQIECSVVNTTLVKLKSETLPRSVRKKDAGLTKSSFKEQENNKTGNNSEGQAVDSSIRNGLQNSSNIPKLPAKLKHQHVDVRDDLFAQYLFSKYEESKTDSSVNKNKFVGNNT, translated from the exons ATGTCCATAGAAAATGGTATCAttaag GGTGTAAAACTTGAAAATGAAGGCTGTGATATTCCAGTAGAGTCAACTTACAAATCAAGCAATATCCATAATG GAAAGAGTTACCTGCAAAATGCATACTTTAAAGTGGTCAATGAGAATACCCTACctgtaacaaaagaaaatggtCAGATAGTACTGAATGaccaaattaaattagtagtTGATCAGAAAAAGCTACCCAGTATACTGAAGAGGCCACAAGTATTAGGGAATAGTAAGCCAAGTATTGTGATTCCTTCAGAAAGTACAAAGGGCGGGAAAATAGCTATATCTCCCCTACCACAGACCAATATTAAGAGCACAGGTTACCAAGTTAAG CTGTCGCCGCCTAGAAGCAATGTTGTGATAAATCCAAAACCAGTTTTAGCTAAGCCGTCTAACCCACTTGGTGGCGTACAAAATGGGTCGCCTTGCAGTGATGTAGAAGCCATACCTGTCCCAAATGCAAACTTGAGTAATATAAGTGATGCTGAGATCATTCGAGCTGTTAAGAAGCAGCAGCGAATGATCAAGAACCG TGAATCAGCTTGTCAATCACGGCAAAAGAAGAAGGAATACGTAACAGCCCTCGAACAGCAACTATTGGAGGCGCAGCAAGAGATCGCGCGACTGAGGCTTGAGAACAAACTGCTAAGAGATCAGCTGGAAACCAACGGCAGAGGCCGAAag ataccGCGCCTGGATGCGTCACTGCTGATACCCAAAAAGAATATCGCTGTTATTTTCGCTATGGTGTTTATGGTCTCGTTAAACTTTAACGTATTGGG gTGGAACTCCAAGCCTTTTGTTGGCCCTACGTCTCCACACAGAAGCACGCGGCATTTATTATGGTCGGAAGATAATATAGCCGATGTAGCTGAag TGAACGACCAAATACTTAATAGGACATATGGTGCGGACTGTCAGAATGCGACGGTAAACAATATCAACCAAACAGAGAGCATCAGGATAGCTGGAGAACTGAACAAGTGGATCGGCGGAGGGAAAACGCTCAACTGGACTTACGACGTGCCGCGGAGAAAGAGCAAAGTTTATACAAACGAAGAAAGGATCAGTG gTGGTTTATTAGACACATACAAATTATTCAACAAACTGAGCATAGAAAACAATTTGATAGAGTTACCAACTGCTAGAATTCAAGGCAAAAACGTAAGAGAGAAGTCTCAGTTGCGTCGAATCAGGCGCAGGGAACTGGACATAGCAGATCATGTGATTGGCTACGAAGGCTTGTACCGCAAGTCGAAGAGAAAAACAGTGGACGATTTTGACATGGGGGAGTGGAATGATTTACTACAAGCTCTGCAAAGGCGTGACGATACATTCTATGTTGTCGGCGTCGGGAAAGGAGAACATCTCTTACTTCCAGCTGTGTCACATAATGTTACTAGGCCGCCGAAGATGGCACTCATCTTGCCGGCCAGAGGAGGcaatg ATTCGGTCACAACCGATCACGTGACGTTGATGCAGATAGAATGTTCTGTTGTCAACACAACactagttaaattaaaatcagaaACATTACCTAGAAGTGTGAGGAAAAAGGATGCAGGACTAACAAAATCCTCATTCAAAGAGCAAGAAAACAACAAAACTGGCAATAACAGCGAAGGGCAGGCTGTTGATTCCAGTATTCGAAACGGACTACAAAATTCGAGTAACATTCCAAAACTCCCAGCTAAGTTAAAACATCAACATGTTGATGTCAGAGATGATTTATTCgctcaatatttattttctaagtaTGAAGAGTCTAAAACTGACAgttctgtaaataaaaataaatttgttggaaataatacttaa